The sequence CTGACCTACCAGCAGAATTTTCACAATGGCTCAATAACAAGACTAACAAAtctatgaatgatgatcaatTCAACGATCCATTTGCACCAGGACAAGGAGTGGGTTACAACACATTGTTTATCTCGGAGTGGGGACGATTGGGTTTTAATGAGGTTGATTATGGATGGGGCAAACCTGTGCATGTTATACCAGTACAAGGGTCTGCTGTGATACCTGTAGGCATTGTTAGCAAACAGCCTTTGCCTAAAAATGGCATTAGGCTCATGACTTGGTGCGTCCACAGCCACCATCTTCATACATTTCTCAACATGATGAACAAGGATCATTATGATGCTCTAACTAATTAATGTCTCTCCTGCTATGAAAAAGTGTATTCATTAACTTGTGTGATTctgttaatatatataattgttgcCTGTGTGACTTCTGATACATTTTTTACACATAAATGTGTCAAATTATGTCCCCAATATAGCCCCTCCGTAAAGCAGCACAACCTAGGCAACCCCAAATTTCTTGATAACACCAGATACTTTAATTGTTTTGTTCTGAGAAGTAAACAAAATCCTACCCTAAATCATTGATTTCATCCTTGCTCCAAAGAAGCAAAACTTAGCCGAGGATGACTGCACTATTTAAACAATACTTactactacaaaaaaaaaacatgtttttttaatgACTGTAGGCTAGCTTTCacgcacctcgactaattccaaAGGATACTTGCAACCTCCCACCAGCAAAATATACCAGGTAACTCTATCCACCAAGGCTAGAACAGAtgggaagaatcacctagtgttttttgATGACCGTGGTGTCTGGGCCACCTACAATAATCATGTTATCTTGTAcagaaatttaatattatacGTGCTTGAAGAAAACAGTTTGTGTCTGTGCTAGAACACATAAAAGATGATGTGACAGTGAGTTTGTTTGGTTTTAGTTCCTCTCTAGATGTGGTTAAACCAAGGCAAATTCTCATTAATATATGAACATGCCACAGTCAATCATCGTCACTTTCATCACTATATGAAACCAAACCACCTATTGTAACAGGTTCGTGGTTGTCAGCATTAGCAATAGGTCTTTTTGTTAATCTCTGGGATTCTTGTGTTTCAGATTTGGATACGTTATCAACATCTGATGAAGGCTGTTTTTTGTCATCATTGGATGCTTTGGTAGCTGTTGTCAAAGAAGAGACGGAAGATACCAGATCCATCTTAGCTTTCTTAGCTTGTGGCTTGATTTTGACAATCATTCCCAATGGATTAGCTGGAGGATTCTTCCTCTTAATTAATTTCGGCTCCTGCATCAACCAACAATGCAATGCGTTACATCTTGCCAAATGTTGTTTCTTAATGATATTGATATACACCACACacaaaattcatcattaattatATTGGCCATGTAACAAGTACTCCCCTTCCCCTTCCCTTATATAATGGCACAGTTAAGAGTAGAATGACTCAGAAGGCCATTTGTTTATTGTATAAGACAGGAACCCTATGCCCACAGGAAAATGTGAAATACGGAAGATATCCAGCAAAACATATCATTCATCTAAAATTGGAAACTTACTAGTGATATCACAGattctaaatttaattaactGAATCTTGAATAGTTGACAATAAGGGGTTGCTCAGATGGTAAGCTTTCTTCCACCTAACCCTAAGGTAGAGGGTTCGAGTCACTAAGGgagcaaaaagaaaaagggagcTCCAAAGGCAGCAGCAAGAAAAGGAATATTGAATAGTTTGATCACAGGCTTTTCAAGTTCCCGCTAGTAAATTAATAGTTGTTGCAGCATGTCATTTTAGCCTACCTCCTAGTTGTCACTTGCCAGCCAACaattcctcttcttttcttttttttttttttttgggggggggggggaatttccttctttttcattattgttatttttattgggGAATTTCCTCTTCTTTACACTGAGTAATCAGCTTTATCATGGGTAAAATTACTGATTCCTTTTATTAAAAAGTTTGGTTGGGGAATTTATCTCCCTTCTGAATTTACTTACTCCTTGGTGCTAATTTTACTTGAGTTTTTTGGTGTGAATACAAAGTTAccttatcaaaaataaataaataaatagaaattatcACTTATCACTTGTACTTGATCAATTTCAATTCCAAGATATTGACAGAAAGACTAAAAAAGATGTGCACAAGCATTAAATAGCATTCGAAGACGGATAATGGATGCATCTTTGATCACCAACAACTGTGAGGAGTACTAGTTTGAGGGATCAAATACCAGGAGTTCTACGTAAATTGGAGAAGCATATGACCATGTCAATTGTAACTTAACTAAGTCTTGAAGGATATGGATTTGGGGAGGAATGGATTAAATGGATGTTCTTCTACATCAGCATTGTAAGGTTTTCTATACTTATTAATGGATCTTTTGTTTTAGGGAGGTAACAATTAAATTTCTATTAAACAAGACTTAGACACCCACAAAAAGTGCTAAGTTGAAATCtttacaaaaacaacaaaaaggtACAAAAGACCACGTCTTAAAAACGATCACAGCCAATTAAATCAACTAAGTCACCTACTTCCCCTCATATTTTGTTTATACCAAAAAAAGAGCAGACTAAGACAATTTATCCTAATTTTATGGATAGAACTGCTAGTGCCTTCAAAAATCTGGAATTCCTTTCTTCCACACACTCCACCAGATGCAAGCAGGAATGATCTTCCACCTAATCCCTGAGGCACTGGTTAGGCGATGAGACACGTGCCCTGAGGCACTGGCTAGGATGATGAAACGCATGCCCTGAGGCACTGGCTAGGATGATGAGACACATGCCCTGAGGCACTTCCTAAGAGAAACGCCAGCATGACCGCCCTGATGTGCACCTAGCTTTGTCATTTTCCAATGTTTATGAAAGACCATTGGTATCTCAGTTCAGAGAGACTATGAAatcattcaaaagaaataacattgTCGATAGTTCAGATAAAAGGCCATACAGCAGAAGCGAAGGCAGAGAATTTCAAAAATTGGGCGGGATGCTGATAAAAGGTGGCTAAGAAACAATAAGACATGATCATTAAAAATACAGTGCTTTTCTCAAGGCATAATCAGTTTAGAGACTAACCTGGACTTTGGGAACAAGAGGCATCTCCTTGATTTCATGTACAATCGTAGACTTTGCAGCAACAGCAGCCTAAAAAACCCAAGAATATGATCAGCATTCTTCATAGACCCTAGAGAATGCTCATCTTCTGAAAACGAGCTAAACGGAACATATGGGAGTTGAAATGAAGGATaaggaattttcatttttttttttggttataatatataaaacccACCAAAAACCCCAAAATCACAAGAGGCATCTCCTTTATTGGGTAAAGTTTTGGGGTTTTGGGGGGttccataaattttttaattttaacccTAAACTTTCAAATATTCTAATCCAACCCCCATTTcgcatatttaaaatattataaccataaaaataaaaaaataaatgaaaatctCTTATCCTTCATTCAACTCTCAAATGCTTCCAGATAATGAAGTTGAACAATGACACTAAATTACTTGAAAACTTCGCAGCTGCTCATCTTCTTCATCAGCCACTTGCTTCTCATATTCTCTCCTTGACTAAATGGATCAAAGAGTTAATGAAAACTATCAAAGGTATGATTCATGCATAAATACGTTTGTGTTACGTTCACACACACAGAGAGCCATGTACACATACACAAATGCATTGAACAATGAAGACATCAACAAGTTAGAGAGTATCAAATAGTTAATATCGGTATTTTCTTCTAATGTAAATAAATTGAAGCCTAATACCATTTTCTCGGGAACTGATCTGTCCATTGCAAAACAATAGTGGAGTTCACCATCATTGAAATATTTTCACACACAAGGATATCAAGAAGACACTAAGTAAGATTTTCCTAaactaataagaaaaataagagattgaaataaacatattcatataagTACGTAAAACCAAATTTCCATGTATGAACTATAAAAGAACGTAATCATTTTCTTTTgcaaaaaaaacataatcacTTTTGCACATAGAGTTGTATAACGTTAACCTACATCAGATGGGAAGTGCCATACAAACCAACAAGGTAAGCCTTATCAAAAGGAAACAAGAGAGGAAGCTAAAGAAAATACTGGACTTtatgggtgtgtttggtatgaaggaaaatgttttcctggaaaacaagtagatatttgacttactttctcatgtttggttggtgaatagaaaatattttccggaaaaatattttagtgttttttttttaaactgaaaaaaaaaatataatcaaatagtTATATCGTTAGTGtttggtttttgaatgaaaaatgtttttgagaaatatcttttattttttactatagtagaaaataaattttaaagttggatttttttaaaaaaaaatactatcaaaaaaatgaatttttgaagttgaaaatatttttaaaaaccaacttaaattaaCTTTTTGGGATGGGGGTGTTAGGGGTGGGTGGGNGGTAGAGAGAGgttggaagagagttttggaaaatgttttcctcaaGTTCtcaagggaagtcattttccttaaatttgagtaaaatgaattgatttggaaaacatttgacccaaccaaacatgagaaaattggaaaacattttcataccaaacacaccctatgTATGTGTACCACCACAACTAGGCCTTAATCCTAACTATTAGTATCACCTACAAGAACCTTTTGCTTCTATGGtattcttttcttcaaaaagtTCACATAGATTCAAGAGATTTATGTCTTTAAAGACAATTTCCCATCATGTTATCTCACGCCCTCGTCCCCTTTTAACATATTTAACCATTACAGTGTCGCAACTAAGGGCAAGGACAAGTGCTTTTGGAAGTAGCAGAGGCTTATGAGGGAAAGAAAAAAACAGGGGGTGCTCCTCTCCTTACAGTCAAGTGGCTTTCCGCTCCTCTACAACTACCTTTCGCCCAACATGATCACGTAATACTCACGAAGCTAGCTTACAGCTTATCCCTAGGCTATAAGCATGAATGCTATACATCTCAAACAAACTTATTGTATTTTAATCCCAACTATTATTTCTGGTATCTTCTGTTGGATGAGATTGTTTCTAATTTTGTCTACTTCCGTCAATTGTATCTCCATCACAACCTCCACATACATACTAcaatcaaaaaattttaaagagtGAATCATTATCCATAAATAACCGTAATTTTGAACTTCTCCATTTATGGGATcacattgggtatgttgttgttgtgtaaCTGTAAGTTTGAACTCCTTGATCAGAGGGGTTCTCACTTGCAAAAGAACTATAAGGAACCTTAAGATGGAATAAGCTTTGAGATAGTTATTCATAACCCACCGCTCATGTAAACATTAAATCTCAACTTCGTCCATTAAATGAGCCCATGAAGCAAAATTGAACTTTCCCCACCAAATGTGACAGAAAATCTGGAAATAACAAAGCATGTGTAGCTTATCTATTGTGGACAGGACATCATATCAGTGCCTCAGCAACAAATATTAGTGAATAACTATCTCAAAGCATGTGTAGATTATCTATTAGTTGCATCccaaacaaatataaagaaCTTACAGCAACAACTAACCATTTCAAGCTTCTCAAGAAACTCGGTCTCGTCCTCATCTAAGGCTTTGGGTGGTTCTGCAACAACATAAACAAAGACCAATTGTAAGCGAATAGAGTAAGTAGAAAAATGAATAATCATAAGTCATTACACAAGAAACCAAGAAGAACAAGGGACCTCAATTACTCACGGTGTTTAAAGCGTTCATTAAATTCAGCATCTTTCTTGTCCTTGTTCTCCTTCAAGATCTGAGATTTCAATGAAAATACAACTCAAGCAGGAGAGTTTGAAAATTCAGTGCACATACATACCAGAGGGCAGAACACATGATCTAGAGCACCTTCACTTGAAAGATTGAAACTGGAAAGGATAGTAAGTGAAAGGAAAACTAACAACAATAGTCTTGCTATTCAATCAGCTGAGCAAGAGATACACTTCACCTACAAGTTCAGCAGACTTGGTAGTTTTGACTCAACTCTGTATTTGTGTTCAAAAATCCACTTAATAtgcataaataatttataaataaccCCATAAGCTGCATTGTCTAGAATACAGAATTCATAAAGTTAAAGTCCTAGCTACACCTTTGGAGATACGAATCACTCAAATATATGCATTACTACCAAGTTAGGATATTTGCATACAGTATGTAAGTATCCCGATTTCCACAGGATAATTGCACTTTGTTGCTAAATTTTAGTGTATTCTGAAGAATCAAGACAAATTACCCAAGTATCCACACACATTTGACGCAGGTAAATGATATAAATGGGAGGCGAATGAAGTAACAAGAAATGACAAGCACAAAGGGAGTTGTTGGACCTCATAAAGAGGGCGATCTCTCTGAGCAGTTCCATCTTCAACCCGAGCACCCCGAGTTTTCTTGGATTCTGCCAACTACAAAACAAAAACTCGTTTAAGCAACATAACACTAACCATCGTGTAGAGAGAGGTACGGGGTTCCGATATTACCTGTTCTTCGGAGACAAAATTCATCAACCTCACCGGAGGTGGAAAATCTTCGTCCGCCATTGTAGTTACACCGCTAAGTCGGAGTTCGAGTGCAGAGGTGAAGTGTGTATATTAGTAGCAATAGAGATGCTGCTTCACCTTTTGAGGCAACTGTGTTTTCCCTCTTTCTTTTCCAATTTCAATCCCTAACTCGAAGGCCTGATTGGGAGCAGGGATAAAGTAATCTCTAATTAACTTTACCACGCTCGTCTACTTTTATTTGcacttttcaaaagttaatttttaatttatttttatagttaaattaaatttaatcaattgattttgtaaataaaaaaatttagatatttaaaaattatacgaaaagtattatatattgcaaatttttacacatcaatatgataaaaaaaattatcctaatgtgttaatcaaaatttttatagtttactctaaaaataaaaagtatatgaCAATTAATAGTGGATGGATGAAAtatttgattgaaataaaattacgaaataattttctttaatttaaaattatagtgtattagaaaattatttatcttgtactcgataattattgttattaaaattatatatatatatatatatatatatatNNNNNNNNNNNNNNNNNNNNNNNNNNNNNNNNNNNNNNNNNNNNNNNNNNNNNNNNNNNNNNNNNNNNNNNNNNNNNNNNNtatatatatatatatattacttaattataattaaacaaGAAGTTTTATACTGTGTTTTTTTTTGTCGAACTCATAAACAGATCCCTAAACTTGTTGGGTATTTCCACTCAGGTACCTCAAGGTTTTCAACAGTGggctttggaccatcctaggaaAATACCTTTGGGTTTGTTGGGTTTGGTCTGAAAGTTGAGTTTAACAAAATAGTaagatttataatatttgtgtgttatcgcaaagtttgcataattgtgctgcatagcaaacatatatatatatatataattcgctatacatataaaattgaagcgaattgtataaaacgaagtgtataaaacgagaaagagaaaaagacttGGGCaaagaattgtataaaatgaagtatataaaacgaattgtataattataactgtataggacgattatatacaatttgaatttgtataaaacgataAAGGGAGAAAGACTTGGACACGAAATATAcgattgaattgtataaaacgagaatgagagaaatttaatttgaatttgtataaaacgagaaagagagaaaggcaaaagagacttgggcaggggagtacttttattatataattataagtgtataagacaaaaatatatgtatttgcatgtgtatatacaattttctctcgttttatataattcgaaacacaatttatacaattttattgtataaagcgagcgagaatatgagggagagagggactgacaaacagtttgctatggaacacaaataaatcaaatgtagctactatatttattttatattattagtttgtcattctatacaattatccctATATAATTATAGTCAGTTCTAGTTAAGAATGTGACCAAATTactagaatttaaataaaattaattatcaagcttcttaattttaacaaaataaaaaaaatatcaattaattattttttaattcatgaaATGCTActatttaattatatacataattatataaaagcatagatattatttaaaaatcataaaaagtgACAAAACCGTTTGAAGTTAAACTAAACCTAGCCGCAATTTTCTATACTTCTATACTACTTTAAGTTATCGTTTGAATGGGAACAAGTTATCTCAGGAACAACTTATCCCACCACTATACTGTAAACGGTAGGATAAATTATTCCATACATGACAACCAAACAAGATAATCTTTCTTTATCCTATCACTATTATTGATAATCCCTCGCACCAAACCATCTGGTACACCCTTATAATGCACGTATGGCAAATAAAGTATATAACAAGGGTTAGTAGGAAACATGCATTGAAGCCCATTACTCAGTTTGATAATATAGAATAGTGGAGAAAATTAGTAAAATCACCGAAGGGCGTTCAGATGAACCCCTTACGCTCACGCAACTTCACACTTGGACATCCTCTAAAGTCTAACCTAGATCGcgacaaaaagaaataaaaatattacgaTCTATGTTtctatttcataattttctacCATTTCAGATTAGACTTTTTATATAGTCCTTGATCCTTTATGTATAATCCCTTTGTGTTATCTCAAGCCTACTAGAGAGTAAGATTTCCAAAAGCATTCCTTCTTCAAAATTGCACATAAACATAGCAGTAAAAGACCAGTAAATAAGATTCATACTTCAAAAATAACAGAAGAAGACAATTTCCAACAAGAACTTGATTCTCTATATCGTTCCAATTTCATTCGCGGTCTTCGGAGGGACAACAAGAACTCTAATCACTTCATGCATCTTGAAAGATTTTATCTAGCCATGCTTCATTTTCCTGCgaaggagaaaatatttattcttgacACCTCCAACCGAACGTCCAATCTGTCTGCGCTCTTCTACTTAATTATCTGAGATGCATGTCAATGTCAGATAGCTGAACATCAATCTAGACCAGAAGGATGGAGAACTGGTTGGTTGAAGCTAAAAATAGCGAAGAAACGGATACTCTTCCAGCATGTAGTTCATGGGTGGTTTGGATAGAATGAAGTGTATTTGTCTACTAATTTTCTGGAGTAACATGAaaatgtgaatgatataaagcACTTCACTGGAATTCCCCAATTTCCTAAATGACTAAAGAGAGAGAAATGCTTGTAATCTTCTATATATGTCCAGAGCTTATATGGCACATATCAAAAAGGAACAAGTGTAGAACAAGAGGGGAGAGATCTTCAGCTAACAAGCACGTAGCAGACGAATTGCCATTTAGGGGCTCATTAAGGTTAGAAGATAGTTTAAAGCTAAGGAGCAAGGATGTACCTAAAAGAAGGGAGTTTACGGCCCTATGTATAGTGACTATTTAGGACGGAAGAAAAAGTCCAGGAATTCCAGGTACCAAAAAGAAGCAATGAAGTCTTTGAAGTACCACAGAAATATAATCACAATTCTACTTCCGAATTGGAACGATAATAGGTATTTATTAGCCGCTTACAATGCTGCTTCTACAAGGATTATTCTTGATAACCAGAAAACTTCTACAACTTGTTTTTCCAGAGTACAAAACTCCATACAAACTAGTCAAACAACCTATCAATAAACTATCTGAGGAATTCCtgcaaaacaaaacaaaacaaaacaaaaaaggaataaataaaattacctaCATAGCTTTCAATGTAGAAACTGATCAAATATCCAAATCCAATAAACTAAAAGCAGGTTATACAactcaaaataaatatgaaaatgaatCTTCACACATACTACCATACCCGACTACATGAACTACAGAAATAGTCTTTTTTATAAAACTTGGATTTTGCATGAGTAAACTATGTTCACAAAGTATTTTCTTCTTGTGTCTAATGAAAATATAGTGTGAACACGTATCAAGAGAGAACCTCCTTGGGCAAGCTCCATATATGTACTTGTAAATCGTTCTTGGGGACACAAAACCACCCAAATGCAGATGTTAGCAAAGACCAAAATGAGAAGACATTTGAATACAAAGGCATTAGCTTTCGTATCATCTACTGTACAGTGTAGCTGTGAACACATATCAAGAGAGAACCTACTTGGACAAGCTCAATATATGTACTTGTAAATCGTTCTTGGTGACACAAAACCACCCAAATGCAGATGTTTGCAAAGACCAAAAAGAGAAGACATTTGAATACAAAGGCATTAGCTTTCTGTATCATCTACTGTAGACCAACAGAGGAAAAGAGAAATTTTGACAATGAAAAACATATATTAGGGGGAGAAAGGGTTAAAGCAGTGAATTGTAACGCCAGATATATGGTTGCTTCATTTAATCCTATGTCATATTATTAGATATGCATAGGAGAGATCAttgtttctcttttcttttcttaaattggCTTCCTAATGCAACAGGCTACCCCACATCTTCTTTTTATGAAACTGGTAAGGTTGTATTCTTCCGCATTAAGGATATGCTGCTTACCTCCAGAAAGGGATAATTACAGATTTCCTATCAAATCTATAATTTAATCTATATCATTTATACAAAGTTGTTAACACCAAAGTAAAGATACTTTACAAATTACAATTCCATTTAACTTTGTGGATGGAATTGGACCTATCTTCAAAAcatcttccatttctttctCTCCAGACTAACCATCATACACATGATAGTTTAGCTTCCACAATCTCTTTTGACTCTTACCCCTCCTAATCCAGCAGCTCAACAGATCTGATGTATGTTCTTGCATTGTCCAGTTCATGCTTGTCATGTCGAGAAACAGGTTCCAATGCAGGAAAAGATGGTTATTTGTTTCCGCTATCAAGTTGCACAAGAAACACCCTGGGACCAGCTGCCTTTCATCTTTAGAACTTCTTG comes from Solanum pennellii chromosome 1, SPENNV200 and encodes:
- the LOC107008589 gene encoding uncharacterized protein LOC107008589 — encoded protein: MADEDFPPPVRLMNFVSEEQLAESKKTRGARVEDGTAQRDRPLYEILKENKDKKDAEFNERFKHQPPKALDEDETEFLEKLEMSRREYEKQVADEEDEQLRSFQAAVAAKSTIVHEIKEMPLVPKVQEPKLIKRKNPPANPLGMIVKIKPQAKKAKMDLVSSVSSLTTATKASNDDKKQPSSDVDNVSKSETQESQRLTKRPIANADNHEPVTIGGLVSYSDESDDD